Proteins encoded in a region of the Antedon mediterranea chromosome 2, ecAntMedi1.1, whole genome shotgun sequence genome:
- the LOC140040258 gene encoding LOW QUALITY PROTEIN: thrombospondin type-1 domain-containing protein 7A-like (The sequence of the model RefSeq protein was modified relative to this genomic sequence to represent the inferred CDS: deleted 1 base in 1 codon), producing the protein MKRLMFLLFVIFCKCCNNVQAQGYVWETGPWGKCQSTRCGHGGLQNRAVWCIDFEGWTVLNENCNIDDKPPIRRDCFKVCEQHSYLFDWEIGEWNECSKKKDSLSENQHAYCGPESVGEQERPVKCQEKVTNYVDTDSDGIVQDYICELFSVKPLTLKSCLLPCKQDCIVSSFSDWSECSNPCGNGTQTRIREVIIPAQLTGKSCPSLSELQPCDNTKECPPSHSPSYYLKIGEWSACSVQAIDKDETPGLPVGQQLREFACVNSNGNLVSLQTCLDQEGMNVPTRYRPCVPPTNCKATQDFSEWRVCPAKSFQEFLQSSTLTRTRAVLKIPMGGGDRCPALQETKTCGGGIQKLETRFIWHVSAWSQCSVTQLLTADELKYLTVSGNLCGGGVRYRDTFCVKQNDTTYAPVENSLCSGSPSPNIVEECNVPCTMNCEVSPWSVWSKCIPTTCPVGTNATSNGIRERKRVILVEPSSDGAKCPDLTEAMDCDNGRCFQWDVGKTDCIPSNTTKLCGVGNKTRTVLCIDNDGNTVSDSACGSYKPQTSLGCWLPCPGDCVLGEWSNWSECSKTCIGKNNRTGSMFRNRSIVAAPSENGSQCPNRRELQQSKPCGLEPCLFFQWVTYSWGSCKAADAASRPVELAEGVCQVGIQRRKVECSRLERNKTASEDRCGDFKKPDTTQQCTIPCTQDCHVSAYSEFNACPDTCHDSPTRHRRRYILQESKNNGKTCPNNLYDRRLCEVPEHCNEYKWTYGVWDGDCKLPSRKTCGPGLQTRDVVCLKGQEATDINFCLKYSSEMPVQSKPCDEMCDNECLLTNWAEWGDCTNDCKGIQTRSRKLKGNKKVNVRCKDRSLFPTRDMRPCECDTFSSVSFGNWSQCLLGLQSTIQGSCKVDGMIIGLKYRARVCQNQQGQMSPIGRCDLEEDFETMNCSLPCPVNCELSQWTPWSSCSKTVGAGIKTRTRHVVKPDKNGGRPCPPHNENQIIEEVSCYTSPDQFFWKAGPWADCSLQTFEGNGNCGSGTQYRNVRCYSKATPIADTIPTYDNLCSGVPPSSYRQCRIACSDELIVGEWSEWTECPMECKPGNLRTRERAVLRYPSTGRTPSDSMETAACECERYNWIQSDFGACELHPKSICGQGKQSRSLDCISNLGVSVPWSVCQKYNLQQPTDLVKNCTVTCPVDCILSEWSEWTSCSQTCGLQGIMSRSRQKLQEPNEIGQACPTQRFQQKPCPVKPCYKLVVDEWGYCQAENGYCGQGSRKRQVRCTQEHNGAVVKDNKCVTERYFKNNINITAIGFETFQREQACTVPCPGECQLTEWSKWSPCFIMCINGKPSGSAGIQSRSRASISVMKNCQADEVDARPCQGDTCYTFTWQTGTWYEGDRQVWCQRSDGVNVTGGCLENKKPEEMRQCGPPCTVQNSYCAQNGKCQCKTGLKPSYSTTSGDILRCASPDELITEKPGSGKVAENVKNQTEPDDQKGIFDSIPVWMYPTAGGALLIIIIMLILIYCTCCGKQKKNKQPTLQQKHLELDHSIYWDDTAKRKYMDGVHV; encoded by the exons gACCCTGGGGAAAATGCCAGTCAACCAGATGTGGGCATGGAGGCCTGCAAAACCGAGCTGTGTGGTGCATAGACTTTGAAGGATGGACTGTCCTAAATGAAAATTGCAACATTGATGACAAGCCTCCAATTCGTAGAGACTGTTTCAAAGTTTGTGAACAACATAGTTATTTATTTGATTGGGAGATTGGTGAGTGGAATGAATGTAGCAAAAAAAAAGACAGCTTAAGTGAGAACCAACATGCTTATTGTGGCCCTGAATCAGTTGGTGAACAAGAACGGCCTGTGAAATGCCAAGAAAAAGTAACAAACTATGTTGATACAGACTCTGATGGAATAGTACAGGATTATATTTGTGAATTATTCAGCGTAAAGCCGTTGACTTTGAAATCATGTTTATTGCCCTGTAAACAAGACTGCATTGTTTCATCATTTAGCGATTGGTCAGAATGCTCCAATCCGTGTGGGAACGGAACACAGACTCGTATACGAGAGGTGATCATACCAGCGCAGCTTACAGGAAAATCATGTCCTTCTTTGAGTGAGTTACAACCATGTGATAATACTAAAGAATGTCCACCCTCTCATTCTCCAagttattatttaaagataGGGGAATGGAGTGCTTGTAGTGTTCAAGCGATTGACAAAGATGAAACACCAGGATTACCAGTTGGTCAACAGTTGCGAGAATTTGCTTGCGTGAACAGCAACGGAAACCTAGTGTCACTTCA AACATGTCTTGATCAAGAAGGAATGAATGTACCAACCAGATACCGGCCCTGCGTACCCCCCACAAACTGCAAAGCAACCCAGGACTTTAGTGAATGGAGGGTGTGCCCAGCTAAGTCATTCCAGGAGTTTTTACAAAGTAGCACACTAACAAGAACTAGAGCTGTTCTCAAGATACCTATGGGAGGTGGGGATCGCTGTCCCGCATTACAAGAGACTAAAACTTGTGGGGGAGGTATACAAAAATTAGAAACCAG ATTTATATGGCATGTTTCAGCCTGGTCTCAATGCAGTGTAACGCAACTCCTGACTGCAGATGAATTGAAGTATCTGACAGTTAGTGGTAACCTCTGTGGCGGAGGTGTTCGTTATCGGGATACATTCTGTGTTAAACAGAATGACACAA CATACGCCCCAGTTGAGAACTCTCTGTGTAGTGGAAGCCCCTCACCAAACATAGTAGAAGAGTGCAATGTGCCCTGCACCATGAATTGTGAGGTATCACCATGGAGTGTCTGGAGTAAATGCATACCAACAACCTGTCCAGTAGGAACTAATGCAACGAGCAATG GAATTCGTGAACGAAAACGTGTTATTCTTGTTGAGCCGTCATCAGATGGAGCAAAATGCCCAGATTTGACGGAGGCCATGGATTGTGATAACGGAAGATGCTTCCAATGGGATGTTGGCAAAAC GGATTGTATTCCATCAAACACGACTAAACTGTGTGGTGTGGGCAACAAAACAAGAACAGTTCTTTGCATCGATAATGATGGG AACACAGTAAGTGATAGTGCTTGTGGTTCTTACAAACCACAGACATCATTAGGATGTTGGCTCCCCTGCCCTGGAGACTGTGTCCTCGGAGAGTGGTCAAATTGGTCAGAATGCTCCAAAACATGTATCGGCAAGAATAACCGTACAGGCTCAATGTTTCGTAATCGGTCCATTGTTGCTGCTCCGTCAG AGAATGGCTCTCAATGTCCAAATCGCAGAGAACTCCAGCAGTCTAAGCCGTGCGGTCTTGAACCTTGTCTCTTCTTTCAGTGGGTCACATACTCCTGGGGTTCATGTAAGGCTGCTGATGCCGCAAGCAGACCCGTTGAACTGGCTGAGGGAGTTTGCCAAGTGGGCATTCAAAGGAGGAAGGTTGAGTGTAGCAGGCTAGAAAGAAACAAAACCGCTTCTGAAGATCG GTGCGGTGACTTTAAAAAGCCTGATACCACTCAACAATGTACTATTCCTTGTACTCAAGACTGTCATGTATCAGCCTACAGTGAATTTAATGCATGCCCAGATACATGCCACGACAGCCCAACACGACACCGTCGTCGTTATATTTTACAAGAATCTAAGAACAATGGCAAGACCTGTCCAAATAACCTGTATGATCGGCGCCTGTGTGAAGTACCAGAGCACTGCAATGAATATAAATGGACATATGGTGTCTGGGATGGAGATTGTAAGCTACCATCAAGAAAAACATGTGGTCCTGGACTACAAACAAGAG ATGTTGTATGCTTAAAGGGCCAAGAAGCAACAgatattaatttttgtctcaagtATTCATCAGAAATGCCTGTTCAATCTAAGCCATGTGATGAAATGTGCGATAATGAGTGTTTATTGACCAATTGGGCCGAATGGGGTGACTGTACCAACGATTGCAAAGGCATCCAAACCAGGTCCAGAAAGCTCAAAG GAAACAAGAAAGTGAATGTACGTTGCAAGGACAGGTCATTGTTTCCGACAAGAGACATGCGACCTTGTGAATGTGATACGTTTTCATCAGTATCGTTTGGTAACTGGTCGCAATGCCTGCTAGGTTTACAGTCTACAATCCAAGGCTCATGTAAGGTAGATGGTATGATCATCGGACTAAAATACAGAGCACGCGTCTGTCAGAATCAACAAGGACAAATGTCTCCGATTGGAAGATGTGATTTAGAAGAAG ATTTTGAAACAATGAACTGTAGCCTTCCTTGTCCAGTGAATTGTGAACTTAGCCAGTGGACACCTTGGAGCTCCTGTAGTAAAACAGTAGGGGCTGGTATTAAGACTAGAACTCGTCATGTGGTCAAGCCAGACAAGAATGGAGGACGGCCATGCCCTCCACATAATGAAAATCAG ATTATAGAAGAAGTTTCATGTTACACATCTCCAGATCAATTCTTCTGGAAAGCTGGTCCGTGGGCCGATTGTTCTTTACAAACATTTGAGGGCAATGGTAACTGTGGTTCAGGAACGCAGTATAGAAATGTTAG GTGTTACTCAAAAGCTACTCCTATTGCTGATACAATACCCACGTATGACAATTTGTGTAGCGGAGTACCACCAAGTTCCTATAGACAATGTCGTATAGCATGCTCTGATGAGCTAATTGTAGGAGAATGGTCTGAGTGGACAGAATGCCCAATG GAATGTAAGCCTGGTAATTTAAGGACACGTGAACGTGCAGTGTTGCGCTACCCTTCAACCGGTAGAACGCCATCAGACTCAATGGAAACTGCAGCTTGTGAATGCGAACGATACAACTGGATACAATCAGATTTTGGGGCCTGTGAACTGCATCCAAAATCAATCTGTGGGCAGGGAAAGCAATCCCGCAGCTTAGACTGCATTAGCAATTTGGGTGTGTCGGTACCATGGTCAGTTTGTCAAAAG TACAACTTACAACAACCAACTGACTTAGTCAAAAACTGTACTGTTACGTGTCCAGTTGACTGCATTCTGTCAGAGTGGTCCGAGTGGACATCCTGCTCCCAGACATGTGGATTACAAG GCATAATGAGCCGAAGCAGGCAGAAGCTGCAGGAACCAAATGAAATAGGACAGGCTTGTCCTACACAACGCTTCCAGCAAAAACCATGTCCTGTTAAGCCTTGCTATAAGCTTGTAGTGGATGAATGGGGCTATTGCCAGGCAGAG AATGGCTATTGTGGTCAAGGTTCAAGAAAGAGGCAAGTAAGATGTACCCAGGAGCATAATGGGGCTGTGGTGAAAGACAATAAGTGTGTTACAGAGCGATAtttcaagaataatattaatattacagcAATAGGTTTTGAAACGTTTCAG aGAGAGCAGGCATGCACTGTACCATGCCCTGGCGAGTGTCAGTTGACAGAATGGAGCAAGTGGAGTCCATGTTTCATCATGTGTATCAATGGCAAACCATCAG gTTCAGCTGGTATTCAATCACGGTCACGAGCCTCGATCTCAGTGATGAAAAATTGCCAAGCAGATGAAGTAGATGCAAGACCATGTCAAG GTGATACATGCTATACATTTACGTGGCAAACTGGTACATGGTATGAAGGAGACAGACAAGTTTGGTGTCAAAGGTCAGATGGGGTTAATGTCACAG gtggttgtttagaaaataaaaaacctGAAGAGATGAGACAATGTGGACCGCCCTGTACTGTGCAGAACTCATACTGTGCACAAAATGGCAAATGTCAGTGTAAAACAGGACTAAAGCCCTCCTACag tACTACATCTGGGGACATATTGCGATGTGCAAGTCCTGATGAATTGATAACCGAGAAACCAGGCTCTGGAAAAGTAGCCGAGAATGTCAAAAACCAAACAGAACCAGACGATCAGAAAGGCATTTTTG attctaTTCCAGTTTGGATGTACCCTACTGCTGGAGGTGCTCTtctaataatcattattatgcTAATTCTAATATATTGCACTTG ttgtggaaaacaaaagaaaaacaagcaACCAACTCTACAACAGAAACATTTAGAGTTAGATCACTCTATTTACTGGGATGACACAGCCAAAAGGAAGTATATGGATGGTGTTCATGTCTGA